CAGTTATTTTAGAATCGCTATTGTAGGGTTCTAcgaaacaaaaaatttaagacCTTTCATTTGACAggacttttggcctcggttttCTGCAGAACCGTTGTCATAGGGTCCTACTCTAGACAAAACTTTTGGCTTCAGTTCTTTGTAGAACCGCTTCCATAGGGTCCTGCAAAACTGACAAGCTTTCTGTACAGGACTTTTGGCCATGGTTCTTTGCAAAACCGCTGTCATAGGGTACTAACATTGCAGGTTGACTTTTCAATTTCCAGCCCTATGGCCTAGGTTATTTTGAAAAGCGGTGCCATAGAGGACTTTATGTTTTAGTTATACCATGAACTGAGacataaagtttgaaaaaaaattcaaaattttcacctgaaaatattattttttatttttttggaaggCCTTAGGCAACGGTTCTTAGTAGTACCGATGTTATAGAGGTGTCCTAGGGTTATATTTCATGAGATAACAAAGTCTCCTCTTACATTTTTTCTTCGTTTTctctttgcttcttcttcttcttctctactACGATGAAGCTTTAAGCGACCATCACAGGTGTTGCAACCAGGATCGCGACGGGACGGTGAGCCGAAAAACAAACGGGTTTGAGAAAAGATTttgggagtcgccaccataatttatcatagaaaaactatggaaaaccataaaataagacatggtctatGAAAACTAGATTTTAGTTCGGGAATCGGTTATGCGTAAgaaaggtgttagcaccctactgCGCCTGAccaaaggcagtacctttaattaaatgtataaagttgacgtggtttttcaaaatatttaattttccctaaacaaaataataatataaagaaacaaaaaatatgagcccgacaaggattgactttcctcctacgtatatccatttatgatggaCAATGAGGGATCACatagttctttatctagaaaaaggtttgtgagtttgtttgaaaattattatgcaTTATTTTGGAATTTTGAAACGTGAACTCGATAAGGATtgacattgttttttttaaagatttttgtattcttctatttgaaaaaaaggtgggatgaaaaagaaaaggaaagagaccGACCATAAGCCGACGCGTACCCATActctttattttatgatttaatatttttttataggaaaatacgtgataagaaatattttttttaattgtttatttattatttattttttaagtaaaattttaaaaaataaatatcacgTGATGCGAGAGATATAACCAATACCAAAAGAAAAGCGAAAATATAGtccttttttatgaaaaaaaaaacattatcggtgcatagtaaaaaaataaaatattttaacaaaaaccttcaaagtacaataaaaagagaaggagaatgGTGTAGAGATGACATACCTTTTTGGCTTTAAGTATTCCCCTAGTTCTCCTTGGTAGTTTCTTTTGGCAGAGTTCCTCTAGCATGAGAACTTACTTTCCTCTATATTCTCTCACACTCTTTCTATCTCTATTATTTCAGAGTGTATCTCCCTATTTTTTTTCGTTCGTGTTTTTCCTATGACAGGatgcgtatttatatacacacattgtaatattatggtaatcttgccttaattgtaaattaattgacaatgaaaaaaacaaggaaagaaaatgtcttggttccaagaaaaagaaatcaaataaaattcaagacattgattataattattgtcagaaaatttttccatttttaaaatcattttttcctctttaaaaaCAACTGGcgcaacaaattatattaatatactcttttaattattgcttataattattggcataatattgattcaaattattaccatattaaactaatatttcaaaaatattttctagtgATGTGTCCTgtattaaagtttgaaaatcaTATGCATTGTTTTATcctttttacccaccattaattattattcttttattcttgttttttacctttacttttaattttttatttttattaacttacccggacgaaattgggtgttgacaataggtaatttattttttcattttacacaAATTCTTGTTGATTAACTGTTTTAGGGTTGATTTTCTTTCGTTTTGACCAATTAGTTTCATGTATAAGTactctttcattttcattcataaTCTTTTGTCCCTCACCCGTGCAAAGATTTATTTCGGCACTGACCCCATCTTTATGGTTAGTTTCGTTTTGATGAAATTTCGTTTTCGGTTTGTTCATACGTTGTTCATACACCATAGggtaaaactaaaaatatatccAAATGACTTGGAAATTTTTTCAAATACCATGAAAAGCTCCCACAAAAAAAttggatcaaaattcaaaagtttAAGTATGGGAAATATTTTTGCgaagtttaaaaaaacaaaataaattgacgaaaaatagaaaatgacttttttttaaatctagaAGGAACACGCGGGCTGCTACGGCGTTGGACATTTTTTTCTATCCTAAATCGATATATAATATGTCGGCCAACGGGATAAAATGTTATGACCAAATCAACAAATCAAcggtttttttttgtttttaagggTAGCAGTTCCTAAGAGACCCCTTACCAAAACCCAactttttttttgggttttctGCTTCGGTTCTTTTGAACCGAGGTAAAATCATGACCCTTTTGCTTTGATTCTTTTGAACAGAGGCAAAAAATTCTGCCTTTTTTACTTCGTTAGAATATACCTCAGTTCAAAGACTACTgtcaaatgtaaaaaataactGTTATCGTAACTCTGCACTGCACTAGTGTCATTATACTATTTTCCTTATATAATTGGTCATTAAACCATTTTCATTAAACCCTCTTCATTAAACCATTTGCATTATACCATTCTAATTAGATCATTTTGATTATACCATTTTCATTGCACCATTTCCATTAAACCATTTTCAATGTAccattttttatcaacaaatttcaTTCAACCATATTCATTAAAGAGTAATTGACAAACAATTATCAACATTTGCAACTCTTCAATTCAATTTACAACATTACATTCAACAACACACTAACAATGCACAATTTCAATTCTCCACCCTACACAATCAAAACTATATATcctaacaataaaaaaattaacttagcTAAGTAAACACAACAAACAACTACAACACATCATCGACTTGTCATCAACATTGAAACTACAATTATGTTCACTACACATAGAACACAAAACGCCCCCATCAACACTTTCATCCACTTTTGACGAACCAACATAACTTTCTCCAAATTAAGTATGATATTCCTATCAACTTCATTTTCTTCAGTCTTCACCAACCTGTCATCCTTTCCTTCACACTTCACATAGGTATCACTTTCGTCAAACCCATCATTAGTGCACCATCTGAAGTAGTTGCAATGTCTTCACTTCAATTATGTTTAAAAGTATCATCAACCACAAGGactaaatatttcattttctagaacaataaaataaatagcatAGGTTTCATGAATTTTACCTTGTACTTAGGGCCACCCCAAAATTGTTTCCCTTAGTTCTTAGTTCCTTTCACAGTTCTCAATACTGATTTCTCTCCATAATGACAAATTGGTGATACATCGATACTCCTCCATCCTCCATCACCAAGATAACAAAGACTATGATTTTGCTTCTGACACCCATCACATGTGGAAGACAAACATGAATGACCCATAAACATACTTGAATAACTCAAACATAAAACGAACATCAACGACAACAAAATCCTAAAACCTGGTacaagaagaagatgaagaagttaAAACCTAGTAcaacaagaagaggaagaagctaAAACTTGGTACAAGAAGAACCTAAAACCTGGTACAAGAAGCTAAAACCTAAACAACCTACAACCTGGTACAAGAAGAAGCTAAAACCTGATGAATGTCCAATTTCACTCAATCAATCCCTAATTTCGAAGATAGAAACCCTAAATTGTATGATAGAAACCTAATTTAGTGAAATGTAAATTCACGAAAAACATTcccaatttaattttaattaaattttactaattttttaatgtttaaaatatcaaaatccacATCACTATTCCACATAAAATGCCTTAAGTTTGCCATGTATTTGAATTAAACCACGTCATTGTGTCATGTTAGCTGACATTTAACCGTTCAGCCAATTTTACAATAAGAtccaattttatcatttttcacaATTAAAAACCCAATTAAGACAAAAGATAACTAAATAACTGATTTAAGACaaatcacaataaataaaaacttaccaaatgattaaagaaaaaatatgaaaacatttcACCATCAAGTGAGactcaaaattattattattttctttaagaaggaaataaaataaatgataaatataatctaaataatgagtttgtgtttaattttaaaaagaaaaaaaaatgaaagtgagaaATGAGTAAAATAAGTGAAtagctaaaaatatttttatttaattttatgttttattatttattaacattaaatgataaataaatatatactttataaaaaactaaaaaactatctaatttaattattattaaaaaatttaaaaattataccGCATAATCCGTCTTCCGCTGGCACATGGTATCTCAAACACAATTCCATTATTagaaaaaaggttaaatttgatgtgattgttttttttttctttttattttcctatcaaattattcataaaaaagaaacaaagtttataaatatatatattgatttatttttattgtatactTATAAGATTCCTATAAATAACAAGAATCTAATTTAAAGCTTgcttaataaaaaaagtatccTTCTCTTTTAACTTCCACACTTATTTGAATGTGTTTATTTGTAATCATAGTACATCTTTTTAGATCATTACTTTTAAACACTTTACTTGCACTCTTTTTATATGTAATCCTTGGACCCCTCTACAAGTGAATTTTCTTTCAATATGAAGATACCATCACTCATAAACACACACAGGCAAAGAAAATTATTGCCTACATTCAGAAATCATCACGAAGTGACTAAAATCAGTTTGGATATTAGTCAAACCTTTTTCCAGAACAAATTAAATCATTTCTACAATACAAATTCATAGTTATCCAATTTTCCTGGGCATTCAATCAGGGTTTCATTTTTCCCAATGCAACACTGTAGTGCATTTTAAAAATGTTGCCAGATTCTGCCTGGCTGTGATGCACTTAtcagtaagaaaaaaaatggccTTTCCACACCCCACAATGAGATTTTGACACTGTTCACCAAAACCCCTTCATCTAATCTCTTTTCCTGCGTGAACAACCACCACCGTTTTGTCTTTACCCATGGCCAAAATCTGGATTGAAGTGTGCTTGATATCAGCTCGTGGTGTGAGGGGTTCACCCTCACTTTGGAAGCGTCAGTGGTATGCAGTTGGGTGGGTTGATCCTAAGAGCAAGTACTGTACCAAAGTTGATGCTTCTGGGAATGCCAACCCTCTTTGGAGGACCAAGTTTGCCATCCAGGTTGATACCTCCAACCCAGATCTGGCACTCCACTTGGAGGTTTATAGCAGAGATCCTTTGTTCCTCACTGAGAAGCTTCATGGCTCCGCAACAGTTGTTCTCAGAGAGTTTTTGGCCAAGCAGGTCCACAACTCTGAAGAAGTAGGAAGCTACCAGTTGAGAAAGAAGAAATCCAACAAACCAAGTGGCTTCATTGATGTTTCAATCCGTCTTTCTGAGAACAAGGAGGACCCTACTTTCCACCCACAAGGTATTATTATTATGCAATTATTTGATGTCATCATGTGCCTATAATCTTCTACtagtttttatgttttattaactCTTCTATGTTAAATTGAAAAACTTAACAACATGTTCAGTGGAGATTGGTTGAAATCATAAATTTGTGTGATCTAAACCACAGAACAGTTTCTTGTGTGTTGTTAATAGAGTGTTTGGAAAAGTGATCCAAGCAATATTTTTTTGTGCTATTTTTTATTAGAGTCTTTATCATTAAGAGAACAAAGTCACATTTGGAAGATTGGTTTTTAAGGTAACATTCCAAATGTGGAAAATCAGATCTAAGATGAGGACTCACAACCTTGAAATATatgttatctttttatttattttctataggGTGAGTGAGCTTTTGATTCAGCATGCTAAAAAGGGTTCCATGTTTGGATGGAAAAGCTTGCAACTTTGAGTGATTTGAGGCTTTATGTTTGTTATGCAGGTAATGGGGAAGGAGTAGTGCTGCTAGATTATGGCAATAATACTCACTTGACCCCAGGGGGTGGATTTGGACAAGCCTACCCACAGAAAAAGCCTCAAGCTTCAATCCATCATTTCCATGGGACAGGAAAACAGACCCAAAATAATGTCCCCTACACACATCCAGTGCCATTTCCTGCAGACTACGCTACTAATCCTCCTTATATGAGTGGACCAAGCTATCCTGCAGCTACTGGACCAAGTTATCAAACACCCAGAACAACTCCTGCACCACCACACTCAAAGGTCAATCATGCTCCCACTTTTTTCCCAAGTAATGGTGGCATGGCACCTAGTTATTTTAACAtgccatcatcatcatcatcatcatctgggGCAGGTCCTAGGCCAAGAGGGCCTCCAGGATTTGCAATTGGGGCAGGTGCAGGAGCATTGGCAGCTGGGGCTGTAATGTTTGGTGATAACTTCATGTCACAATTAGGTGATCCCACTCTTACCATTGCCACTGACCCTCTTTTCTGATCAACAAGAGTTAAGCAGCTTCTGTAATTATTCTATTGGGCTGCACACATTATGGCCATTATGCCATGAGAGTTTTCTTCTTCTGTCTGAATctgaaatcaatttttttagagGTGTTATGTCTACTCTTTTTGTTTAGTTTCATGGTGCTCTCTTTCTAGTAAAAAATGTCTGCAATACCTTGTCTTGTTATATATTAGATGAACAGAGGCAGTATTGTAGATCCAATTGACTAAACAAGGATACAGGGATGAAAACACACAAAGTGGCAAAGATTTTTGCTCGAAGAAAGCCTTATGCCTATTATGTAACATGAAGTTTGCTTGCTCGTGATTTTCTACTGATCCTGGTTTTCTTGGCAAGTTGGAGAAAGTTTTTTGTCTGCAACAATGATAGTGAAGTTTAAACTTGAAATCACATACAAACCAGATTAAATTCTTTATCATTAAGATGATTTTATTGGGAAAAGATAATTCAAATGAATCTAGATCTTCTTCTGCTAAACATTCTTCATCCTCTCTCCAGAAATTGTGTTGTGTGAACCCTTGGATATATCTCTGGTTAAGAGGAATTTGCTTCTCTCTCTGTTCATGGCAAATCAAGGCAAATTGTcttgacttttttttaatagtgtGCTGTGTGATTATGCCattatattcttaatatttgGTCATTGATTTTAAACGTCATAGAACATATAtgaaataattcttttataattttaaaacgtATTGTATactttaaatatgttaaaattattacaatatatcttaaatataataat
This window of the Vigna angularis cultivar LongXiaoDou No.4 chromosome 7, ASM1680809v1, whole genome shotgun sequence genome carries:
- the LOC108337326 gene encoding uncharacterized protein LOC108337326; translated protein: MAKIWIEVCLISARGVRGSPSLWKRQWYAVGWVDPKSKYCTKVDASGNANPLWRTKFAIQVDTSNPDLALHLEVYSRDPLFLTEKLHGSATVVLREFLAKQVHNSEEVGSYQLRKKKSNKPSGFIDVSIRLSENKEDPTFHPQGNGEGVVLLDYGNNTHLTPGGGFGQAYPQKKPQASIHHFHGTGKQTQNNVPYTHPVPFPADYATNPPYMSGPSYPAATGPSYQTPRTTPAPPHSKVNHAPTFFPSNGGMAPSYFNMPSSSSSSSGAGPRPRGPPGFAIGAGAGALAAGAVMFGDNFMSQLGDPTLTIATDPLF